From Deinococcus aquaticus, one genomic window encodes:
- the treZ gene encoding malto-oligosyltrehalose trehalohydrolase, translated as MSDVQEHQAGQADRLQSRLGAHLLPGRQQTRFRVWSTLASQVQVRVNGELHPMEALPGEYFEAVLPVGAGARYQFVLDGQAVPDPYARSLPDGVHGEAEVADLSAFAWQHTDWAGLPLDGCVFYELHVGTFTPQGTFRAALERLPYLKDLGVTAVQLMPLAAFPGARGWGYDGVALYAPFAPYGRPEDVMAFVDAAHGLGLAVFVDVVYNHFGPDGNYLPSYSPSYFTDRFHTAWGQGLDYAEKHMRRYVTGNARMWLEDYRMDGLRLDATAAMQDDSDVHILCELASAVHALGGLHVMLAEDHRNHPALVTGYGLDGIWVDDFHHEVRVSLTGEHEGYYGGFQGGAAELAQVINRGWKYEGQFWNVPGEEHHRGEPADALEAPSFVYCIQNHDQVGNRALGDRLHQSQGVTLEEYLGASTLLLTLPMTPLLFQGQEWAAGTPFPFFSDHHGELGHLVSEGRRREFAYFSGFSGENVPDPQAGATFQSAKLDWSEPAAGEHARTLALYRTLLRLRREDPVLSVRSRQAVRAGSLDVPGEAGATGRRAGTLWVQWTTPQGTRALLWNLGETPLDAPAGLPFTLPARVMLRSGDDLTGSAAPASLSGRPLQPGEAILFGEDA; from the coding sequence ATGAGCGACGTACAGGAACATCAGGCGGGGCAGGCAGATCGGTTGCAGTCGAGGCTGGGAGCGCACCTGCTGCCCGGCCGGCAGCAGACCCGCTTCCGTGTGTGGAGTACGCTCGCCTCGCAGGTGCAGGTGCGGGTGAACGGCGAGCTTCACCCGATGGAAGCGCTTCCCGGTGAGTACTTCGAGGCGGTGCTGCCGGTCGGGGCCGGAGCGCGCTACCAGTTCGTGCTGGACGGTCAGGCTGTCCCGGACCCGTACGCGCGGTCCCTGCCGGACGGCGTGCACGGCGAGGCCGAGGTCGCGGACCTGAGCGCCTTCGCGTGGCAGCACACGGACTGGGCGGGACTGCCGCTGGACGGGTGCGTGTTCTACGAACTGCATGTGGGGACCTTCACGCCGCAGGGCACCTTCAGGGCCGCGCTGGAGCGCCTGCCGTACCTGAAGGACCTGGGCGTCACGGCCGTTCAACTGATGCCGCTGGCCGCCTTTCCCGGCGCGCGCGGCTGGGGGTACGACGGGGTGGCGCTGTACGCGCCGTTCGCGCCGTACGGCCGCCCGGAGGACGTGATGGCCTTCGTGGACGCCGCGCACGGGCTGGGGCTGGCGGTGTTCGTGGACGTGGTGTACAACCATTTCGGGCCGGACGGGAACTACCTGCCCAGCTACAGCCCGTCGTACTTCACAGACCGCTTTCATACCGCGTGGGGACAGGGACTGGATTACGCCGAGAAGCACATGCGCCGGTACGTGACCGGCAACGCCCGCATGTGGCTGGAGGATTACCGCATGGACGGCCTGCGCCTGGACGCCACGGCCGCCATGCAGGACGACAGCGACGTGCACATCCTGTGCGAGCTGGCCAGCGCGGTGCACGCCCTGGGCGGACTGCACGTCATGCTGGCCGAGGATCACCGCAACCACCCGGCCCTGGTGACCGGGTACGGCCTGGACGGCATCTGGGTGGATGACTTTCACCACGAGGTGCGCGTCTCGCTGACCGGCGAGCACGAAGGCTACTACGGCGGCTTCCAGGGAGGCGCGGCCGAACTGGCGCAGGTGATCAACCGCGGCTGGAAGTACGAGGGGCAGTTCTGGAACGTGCCGGGCGAGGAGCACCACCGGGGCGAGCCGGCCGACGCGCTGGAAGCGCCGAGTTTCGTGTACTGCATCCAGAACCACGATCAGGTGGGCAACCGCGCGCTGGGCGACCGCCTGCACCAGTCGCAGGGCGTGACGCTGGAAGAGTACCTGGGGGCCAGCACGCTGCTGCTGACGCTGCCCATGACGCCGCTGCTGTTCCAGGGGCAGGAGTGGGCGGCGGGCACGCCGTTCCCGTTCTTCAGTGACCATCATGGGGAACTGGGGCATCTGGTGTCCGAGGGGCGGCGGCGTGAGTTCGCTTACTTCTCGGGCTTCAGCGGGGAGAACGTGCCGGACCCGCAGGCCGGGGCGACCTTCCAGAGCGCGAAACTCGACTGGTCCGAGCCGGCGGCCGGGGAGCACGCGCGGACGCTGGCGCTGTACCGCACGCTGCTGCGCCTGCGCCGCGAGGACCCGGTCCTGAGCGTGCGGTCCCGTCAGGCGGTGCGCGCCGGGTCGCTGGACGTGCCGGGCGAGGCCGGAGCCACGGGCCGCCGTGCCGGGACGCTGTGGGTGCAGTGGACGACCCCGCAGGGCACCCGCGCGCTGCTGTGGAACCTGGGGGAAACGCCGCTGGACGCCCCTGCCGGTCTGCCGTTCACGCTGCCGGCGCGGGTCATGCTGCGCTCCGGTGATGACCTGACGGGCAGCGCGGCCCCCGCCAGTCTGTCCGGGCGGCCCCTGCAACCCGGTGAGGCCATCCTGTTCGGAGAGGACGCATGA
- the rnr gene encoding ribonuclease R, which translates to MPEAAAPEAPAAELTAADAPVAQVPVPEVAAGSADDQPVVDAPAPRRGRGRPAGTKQSPASVVATRIATESGAEIGAAQEPVRPARRGRKPRTETLPGAESPAEPQVVSPTGLKAADLDSATDPVILEVPKKRGGRGRRAALPEHQTLPDVLSGVEAIGEQAVPAAGAVQADAPAKPARRGRKPRVQGDAQELTDAPAETPAAAGVQSSGEISPADAPHETPDDQFSLAEGAGSDGAGRDEADSEVASDEADDGTGMLEANPARDIVVAQLRKLGRPVHVKDLERTFTRQTIRRLGNWRDLTDLLESLVEQGQVIRTRKKTYGLPEAMSLVRGRFQASAAGFGFVIPDSGGDDFYIPAEQTMEAWNGDIVLVRMEGRGDTGRSGGPRRGQKGDGNPRASVVRIVQRAYKQLVGTLEFHHGHPILKPDDHRARHRILVLPDGLDELEAGARVVTELFWPENTGEDEVFGQVTRVLGAEDDPVTETEAVIVKFGLRGEFPPEVEEQANAIPKQIPEEALRGRLDLREFNIFTVDGRDAKDFDDAIHIQPTPEGTFVVGIHIADVSHYVTEGTPLDDEAYARATSVYLPGRVLPMLPEHLSNGVCSLVPYEDRLTMTAMVELSAEGEILKVQIAPSVINSKARLTYDEVQAYSEATATLPEQARQLEGDLHLLLKITTKLRQKRLREGSLDFKLREVKVDVGADGRMELIPIREETARGMIEDLMLLANKVVAHELLQREIPALFRIHEEPTLQRFQDVTNAIGRLGFSFPGGEPTPQAYQAVLKQVRGTPRESVVNTLLLRSMQQAKYAGENLGHFGLAFEEYLHFTSPIRRYPDLLVHRVLKGMLSGELKAGNREVAKLQGRLPAMGDHTSDRERTASEAERDLTKYYQAKWAQEHLGESFTGNVSGVVASGLFVALDNGVEGKLHISNLDDDYYAFIEDAQMLRGRSRGRSYRLGDPVHVTIGTVNPLARQTDFTLADPTSPDYRPGDIHQETDMDSPVKPRARRREDREQEKREKLQTVAVSEPKKFTLEDPSQQAAAPAQEERAPRGGRGPREGGRDGREGGREGRGRTFGGVSMSAGRGSRRVITLERPRNEHLRPVNITVQRMYFGDWTLENMPPEDSQGGRGSRPAGRGDRAAERGADRGGRSFTRGGSDRGAVQRVNGRQSPQGGRGAQNTQRESVTAQVPDTAAGTATSADDAKRRRRRRGRRGNGSSGPQS; encoded by the coding sequence ATGCCCGAAGCGGCTGCCCCTGAGGCACCTGCGGCCGAACTGACCGCTGCTGACGCACCTGTCGCCCAGGTGCCGGTGCCGGAAGTGGCCGCCGGATCAGCAGATGACCAGCCCGTCGTGGACGCCCCCGCGCCCCGCCGTGGTCGCGGGCGCCCCGCCGGGACGAAGCAGTCACCGGCCAGTGTGGTCGCCACCCGGATCGCCACTGAGTCCGGTGCTGAGATCGGCGCGGCGCAGGAGCCGGTACGCCCGGCCCGCCGTGGCCGCAAGCCCCGCACGGAAACGTTGCCCGGGGCCGAATCACCCGCAGAGCCTCAGGTCGTCTCCCCTACCGGTCTGAAGGCCGCTGATCTGGACTCCGCGACTGATCCCGTGATTCTGGAAGTGCCGAAGAAACGGGGCGGGCGTGGTCGCCGCGCGGCGCTGCCCGAGCATCAGACGCTGCCGGACGTGCTGTCGGGCGTGGAGGCCATCGGCGAGCAGGCCGTTCCGGCCGCCGGGGCCGTGCAGGCGGACGCTCCGGCGAAACCGGCCCGGCGTGGCCGCAAGCCGCGCGTGCAGGGCGACGCGCAGGAGCTGACCGACGCTCCGGCCGAGACTCCGGCAGCTGCCGGGGTCCAGTCCAGCGGCGAGATCAGCCCGGCTGACGCGCCTCACGAAACCCCGGATGATCAGTTCTCACTGGCTGAAGGTGCCGGGAGCGACGGTGCCGGGAGAGACGAGGCGGACAGCGAGGTTGCCTCGGACGAGGCGGACGACGGGACGGGCATGCTGGAAGCGAACCCGGCGCGGGACATCGTGGTCGCGCAGCTGCGCAAGCTGGGCCGCCCGGTGCACGTCAAGGACCTGGAGCGGACCTTCACGCGGCAGACCATCCGCCGCCTGGGGAACTGGCGGGACCTGACGGACCTGCTGGAATCGCTGGTCGAGCAGGGGCAGGTCATCCGCACGCGCAAGAAGACGTACGGGCTGCCCGAGGCGATGAGTCTGGTGCGCGGGCGTTTCCAGGCGTCTGCGGCGGGCTTCGGCTTCGTGATTCCGGACAGTGGCGGCGACGACTTCTACATTCCGGCCGAGCAGACCATGGAAGCCTGGAACGGTGACATTGTGCTGGTGCGCATGGAGGGACGCGGCGACACGGGCCGCAGCGGCGGGCCCCGCCGTGGGCAGAAGGGCGACGGGAATCCGCGCGCCAGCGTCGTGCGGATCGTGCAGCGCGCATACAAACAGCTGGTCGGGACGCTGGAATTCCATCACGGGCACCCGATTCTCAAGCCGGACGATCACCGGGCACGGCACCGCATTCTGGTGCTGCCCGACGGTCTGGACGAGCTGGAGGCGGGCGCGCGCGTGGTCACGGAACTGTTCTGGCCGGAGAATACCGGCGAGGACGAGGTCTTCGGGCAGGTCACGCGGGTGCTGGGCGCCGAGGACGATCCCGTGACCGAGACGGAGGCCGTAATCGTGAAGTTCGGTCTGCGCGGCGAGTTCCCGCCCGAGGTCGAGGAGCAGGCGAACGCCATTCCCAAGCAGATTCCCGAGGAGGCCCTCAGAGGCCGCCTGGACCTGCGGGAGTTCAATATATTCACGGTTGACGGCCGGGACGCGAAGGATTTCGACGACGCGATTCATATTCAGCCCACGCCGGAAGGGACGTTCGTGGTCGGCATTCACATTGCGGATGTCAGCCACTACGTGACCGAGGGCACGCCGCTGGACGACGAGGCGTACGCCCGCGCGACCAGCGTGTACCTGCCGGGGCGCGTGCTACCCATGCTGCCCGAGCACCTGAGTAACGGCGTGTGCAGCCTGGTGCCGTACGAGGACCGCCTGACCATGACGGCCATGGTGGAACTGTCGGCTGAGGGTGAGATCCTGAAGGTGCAGATCGCGCCCAGCGTGATCAACTCCAAGGCCCGCCTGACATACGACGAGGTGCAGGCGTACAGCGAGGCGACCGCCACGCTGCCCGAGCAGGCCCGTCAGCTGGAAGGGGACCTGCACCTGCTGCTGAAGATCACGACCAAGCTGCGCCAGAAGCGTCTGCGTGAGGGGTCGCTGGACTTCAAGCTGCGCGAGGTGAAGGTCGACGTGGGCGCCGACGGCCGCATGGAACTCATCCCGATCCGCGAGGAGACGGCGCGCGGCATGATCGAGGACCTGATGCTGCTGGCGAACAAGGTCGTGGCGCACGAACTGCTGCAACGCGAGATTCCGGCGCTGTTCCGCATTCACGAGGAACCGACCCTGCAACGCTTCCAGGACGTGACGAACGCCATCGGGCGGCTGGGCTTCTCGTTCCCCGGTGGGGAGCCGACGCCGCAGGCGTACCAGGCGGTGCTCAAGCAGGTACGGGGCACGCCGCGCGAGAGCGTGGTGAACACGCTGCTACTGAGAAGCATGCAGCAGGCGAAGTACGCCGGGGAGAACCTGGGGCACTTCGGGCTGGCGTTCGAGGAGTACCTGCACTTCACCAGTCCCATCCGCCGCTACCCGGACCTGCTGGTGCACCGCGTGCTCAAGGGCATGCTGAGCGGTGAACTGAAGGCCGGGAACCGCGAGGTCGCCAAACTCCAGGGCCGCCTGCCGGCCATGGGCGACCACACCAGTGACCGCGAACGCACGGCCAGCGAGGCCGAACGCGACCTGACGAAGTACTACCAGGCGAAGTGGGCCCAGGAGCACCTGGGCGAGAGCTTCACCGGGAACGTGTCGGGCGTGGTGGCCAGCGGGCTGTTCGTGGCGCTGGATAACGGTGTGGAAGGTAAACTGCACATCAGTAACCTGGACGACGATTACTACGCGTTCATCGAGGACGCGCAGATGCTGCGTGGCCGCAGCCGGGGCCGCTCGTACCGCCTGGGCGACCCGGTGCACGTGACCATTGGTACCGTGAACCCCCTGGCCCGCCAGACGGATTTCACGCTGGCCGACCCGACCAGCCCGGATTACCGACCGGGCGACATTCATCAGGAGACCGACATGGATTCACCCGTTAAACCGCGCGCCCGCCGCCGCGAAGACCGCGAGCAGGAGAAACGCGAGAAACTGCAGACCGTTGCCGTGAGCGAACCCAAGAAGTTCACGCTGGAGGACCCCTCGCAGCAGGCCGCCGCGCCCGCCCAGGAGGAACGCGCGCCCCGTGGTGGCCGTGGTCCCCGCGAGGGTGGCCGTGACGGCCGTGAGGGTGGACGCGAGGGCCGTGGCCGGACCTTCGGCGGCGTCAGCATGAGCGCGGGCCGGGGAAGCCGCCGCGTGATCACGCTGGAACGCCCCCGCAACGAGCACCTGCGACCCGTGAACATCACGGTGCAGCGCATGTACTTCGGGGACTGGACGCTGGAGAACATGCCGCCCGAGGACAGTCAGGGAGGCCGTGGGAGCCGCCCGGCCGGCCGGGGTGACCGGGCCGCCGAACGTGGCGCGGACCGCGGTGGGCGCAGCTTCACGCGGGGCGGCAGTGACCGTGGCGCGGTGCAGCGCGTGAACGGCCGCCAGAGTCCGCAGGGTGGGCGCGGCGCGCAGAACACCCAGCGGGAGTCCGTGACGGCCCAGGTGCCCGACACGGCGGCCGGAACGGCCACCAGCGCGGACGATGCGAAACGTCGCCGCCGTCGCCGGGGCCGCCGGGGCAACGGCAGCAGCGGCCCGCAGAGCTGA
- a CDS encoding exodeoxyribonuclease III: MTDGAMTDMELDRSGGLKVTTLNVNGLRSALRKGLADWVEREGPDVLLLQEVRADPMPDALAHLGYEGAWFPAGKAGYSGVAVLSRRGLQDVRIGMQHAEMDAEGRVVSALVEGVRFVSVYLPSGSSGPERQGFKDRVLGDFQAWTDALLAGGQPVVIGGDYNVAHREVDLKNWRGNQKNSGFLPHEREWMTRHLAGGLTDTHRACLGEQAEYTWWSNRANAYANNVGWRIDYLLAAGVNVRDVRVARDARLSDHAPLSGYVLPGAAGTPAGEGPVR, encoded by the coding sequence ATGACAGATGGGGCGATGACGGACATGGAACTGGACCGGAGCGGCGGGTTGAAGGTCACGACCCTGAACGTGAACGGACTGCGCAGCGCGCTGCGCAAGGGACTGGCAGACTGGGTGGAGCGCGAGGGCCCAGACGTGCTGCTGCTTCAGGAGGTGCGCGCCGACCCCATGCCGGACGCGCTGGCGCACCTGGGATACGAGGGGGCGTGGTTCCCGGCTGGGAAGGCCGGGTACAGCGGCGTGGCGGTCCTGTCGCGCCGGGGCCTGCAGGACGTGCGGATCGGGATGCAGCACGCCGAGATGGACGCCGAGGGCCGCGTGGTCAGTGCGCTGGTGGAGGGCGTGCGGTTCGTGAGCGTGTACCTGCCGAGCGGCAGCAGCGGCCCGGAGCGTCAGGGGTTCAAGGACCGCGTGCTGGGTGACTTTCAGGCGTGGACGGACGCGCTGCTGGCCGGGGGGCAGCCGGTGGTGATCGGCGGGGATTACAACGTCGCGCACCGCGAGGTGGACCTGAAGAACTGGCGCGGCAATCAGAAGAACAGCGGGTTCCTGCCGCACGAGCGCGAGTGGATGACCCGTCACCTCGCGGGCGGCCTGACCGACACGCACCGCGCCTGCCTGGGCGAGCAGGCCGAGTACACCTGGTGGAGTAACCGCGCCAACGCTTACGCGAACAACGTGGGGTGGCGCATCGATTACCTGCTGGCGGCGGGTGTGAACGTGCGGGACGTGCGGGTGGCCCGCGACGCGCGCCTGAGCGATCACGCGCCGCTCAGCGGGTACGTGCTGCCCGGCGCGGCAGGCACCCCGGCGGGTGAAGGCCCGGTCAGGTGA
- a CDS encoding aminotransferase class I/II-fold pyridoxal phosphate-dependent enzyme codes for MWLSGRAGAVPGSVFALMDAAKVEARAAGLSVTDLSIGSSDLPPPDAVLEVLREATRDAATYRYPLFSDTAPLREAVADYLSRRFGVRVDTGREVLPLIGAQEGLAHLLLAVTDPGETLLLPDPCYPPYLGAAAVAGLNVLTLPLRPERGFLPDLGSVPQGVRPRVLLLNYPNNPTSAVADVAFFREAAAWCRARGTLLVHDHPYAELTFGEYRAPSALEAGLDGVVELHSLSKTHHMGGFRVGFAAGDAGAIAALARVKGAIDFHPYLGIQRAAAHALGLPDAVGRAGAAVFEARRDALIPALRALGWEVATPQASMYAWARVPGLRDSVAFAVRAARHTGVAVSPGAAFGAGGEGFVRFALVQPPEVLREAARLLGTVPVD; via the coding sequence ATGTGGTTGTCAGGTCGGGCGGGGGCGGTGCCGGGAAGTGTATTCGCGTTGATGGACGCGGCGAAGGTTGAGGCGCGGGCGGCGGGGCTGAGCGTGACTGACCTGAGTATCGGGAGCAGTGATCTGCCGCCGCCGGACGCGGTGCTGGAGGTGCTGCGGGAGGCGACGCGCGACGCCGCGACGTACCGCTACCCGCTGTTCAGCGACACCGCCCCGCTGCGGGAGGCGGTCGCCGACTACCTGAGCCGACGCTTCGGGGTGCGGGTGGACACCGGGCGCGAGGTTCTGCCGCTGATCGGCGCGCAGGAGGGACTGGCGCACCTGCTGCTGGCCGTGACGGACCCAGGTGAGACGCTGCTGCTGCCGGACCCGTGCTACCCGCCGTACCTGGGCGCAGCGGCCGTGGCGGGCCTGAACGTGCTGACGCTGCCGCTGCGCCCCGAGCGGGGCTTCCTGCCGGACCTTGGCAGCGTGCCGCAGGGGGTGCGGCCCCGTGTGCTGCTGCTGAACTACCCGAATAACCCGACGTCGGCAGTGGCAGACGTGGCGTTCTTCCGGGAGGCGGCCGCGTGGTGCCGGGCGCGCGGCACCCTGCTGGTGCATGATCACCCGTACGCGGAACTGACCTTCGGGGAGTACCGCGCGCCGAGTGCGCTAGAGGCCGGGCTGGACGGCGTGGTGGAGCTGCATTCGCTGAGCAAGACGCACCACATGGGCGGGTTCCGCGTGGGGTTCGCAGCGGGAGACGCCGGGGCGATCGCGGCGCTGGCGCGCGTGAAGGGCGCCATTGATTTCCACCCTTACCTGGGGATTCAGCGGGCGGCGGCGCACGCGCTGGGACTGCCGGACGCAGTGGGCCGGGCGGGCGCAGCGGTGTTCGAGGCGCGGCGCGACGCGCTGATCCCGGCGCTGCGGGCACTGGGCTGGGAGGTCGCGACGCCGCAGGCCAGCATGTACGCCTGGGCGCGCGTGCCGGGCCTGCGGGACAGTGTGGCGTTCGCGGTGCGAGCCGCGCGGCACACGGGTGTGGCGGTCAGTCCGGGCGCGGCGTTCGGGGCGGGTGGCGAGGGCTTCGTGCGCTTCGCACTGGTTCAGCCGCCGGAGGTGCTGCGGGAAGCGGCGCGTCTGCTGGGCACCGTCCCGGTCGACTGA
- a CDS encoding DUF2721 domain-containing protein, which translates to MADSGLQVLTAMITPAVLISGAGTLLMSTSSRLGRVTDRVRQLTARFKVLVTEDGRQEGLAREEKRLIVQQLPRLARRSRIIVRAMTSLYLAVAMLVLTSILIGSSALLNQAAGLLPVMIAIAGSASLAYGALLLSFETRLSASTTREEMKFLVALGEHYAGLYDERLMKEVGEKLDA; encoded by the coding sequence ATGGCAGATTCCGGCCTTCAGGTCCTCACCGCCATGATCACCCCGGCCGTTCTGATCAGCGGCGCGGGCACGCTGCTCATGAGCACCAGCAGTCGCCTGGGCCGCGTGACTGACCGTGTCCGGCAGCTCACGGCCCGCTTCAAGGTTCTGGTCACCGAGGACGGCCGCCAGGAAGGGCTGGCCCGCGAGGAGAAACGTCTGATCGTGCAGCAACTCCCGCGACTCGCGCGGCGCAGCCGCATCATCGTGCGGGCCATGACTTCGCTGTACCTCGCCGTGGCGATGCTGGTCCTGACCAGCATCCTGATCGGCAGCAGCGCCCTGCTGAACCAGGCGGCCGGACTGCTGCCCGTCATGATCGCCATTGCCGGGTCGGCCAGCCTCGCGTACGGCGCGCTCCTCCTGAGTTTCGAGACGCGCCTGAGCGCCAGCACCACCCGCGAGGAAATGAAATTCCTCGTTGCCCTCGGGGAACATTACGCCGGACTGTACGATGAACGCCTCATGAAAGAGGTCGGCGAGAAACTCGACGCGTAA
- a CDS encoding DUF1905 domain-containing protein codes for MSLTFTATLFQWRGPAPHYFLRLPDELVPDLRDAARLVTYGWGMIPCHARVGETTFRTAIFPKDGGYLLPVKVAVRRAEALEEGQDVTVTVTPG; via the coding sequence ATGTCCCTGACGTTCACGGCGACCCTGTTCCAGTGGCGCGGCCCGGCCCCGCATTACTTTTTGCGCTTGCCGGACGAACTGGTGCCGGACCTGCGGGACGCGGCGCGGCTGGTCACGTACGGCTGGGGCATGATTCCCTGCCACGCGCGGGTGGGGGAGACGACCTTCCGCACGGCCATCTTCCCGAAGGACGGCGGGTACCTGCTGCCGGTCAAGGTCGCCGTGCGCCGTGCCGAGGCGCTGGAGGAAGGGCAGGACGTGACCGTGACCGTCACCCCCGGCTGA